A window of the Fodinibius sp. Rm-B-1B1-1 genome harbors these coding sequences:
- a CDS encoding biotin--[acetyl-CoA-carboxylase] ligase produces MSTAFDKSLFLRELDTQWLGQSIRYFDELASTNTYLKKIPRDEIEQGMICLTNHQTKGRGQYEREWESRNGRNLTFSMAFIPPKAERFHVLTLACALAMVECFNELLTTSCAAIKWPNDVLVNDKKTAGILTETVFNGNTFDRLIIGIGLNVNQKNFSAELSGLATSLSLEMEKDLDREQLLATLMQRIEHKYALWQKQGSGLIKSINRNIVGYGQWVGLEIDDELQEDQFKLLGIGEKGQLLMLNREGGIESFSYEQVSLITH; encoded by the coding sequence TTGAGTACTGCATTCGATAAATCATTATTTTTACGTGAGTTGGATACCCAATGGCTGGGACAAAGTATCCGCTATTTTGATGAGCTTGCTTCTACGAATACCTATCTGAAGAAGATTCCTCGCGACGAAATAGAGCAGGGGATGATCTGTTTGACGAACCATCAAACGAAAGGAAGGGGGCAGTACGAACGGGAATGGGAGTCCCGAAATGGTCGGAATCTTACGTTTTCAATGGCATTTATTCCTCCCAAAGCTGAGCGATTTCACGTGTTAACATTGGCTTGTGCGTTGGCCATGGTCGAATGTTTTAACGAGTTGTTAACAACATCTTGTGCGGCTATAAAATGGCCTAATGATGTATTGGTAAATGACAAAAAAACAGCTGGAATTTTAACGGAAACTGTTTTCAATGGAAATACTTTCGATCGTTTAATTATTGGGATTGGATTGAATGTAAATCAAAAAAACTTTTCCGCGGAACTATCGGGGCTGGCAACCTCTTTAAGCCTTGAAATGGAGAAGGACCTCGATAGAGAACAGTTGTTGGCTACTTTGATGCAGCGTATCGAGCACAAATATGCATTGTGGCAGAAACAAGGTTCTGGGCTTATTAAATCGATTAATAGAAATATAGTAGGCTATGGACAATGGGTTGGCTTAGAAATTGATGATGAGCTTCAAGAAGATCAGTTTAAGCTTCTTGGGATTGGTGAAAAGGGGCAACTCTTGATGTTGAACAGAGAAGGTGGAATCGAATCATTTTCGTATGAGCAAGTCAGCCTTATCACACATTGA
- a CDS encoding bifunctional phosphoglucose/phosphomannose isomerase → MNLEDINVIDSQNMRGFLTTFPDQWREAMEITADLSLTIDKERVANICFAGMGGSAIGPDLIRSFCYRDGLYPMEVIRHYEIPQWVNENTLFIACSFSGNTEETLAALSTARERGAQAIALTGGGELMVNAAKEEIDYIKVPGGMPPRAALGYSFVALYRICQHLELVEETDGALKDTARFLAEQNDLLANPTDNEALNLAEEILDTLPIIYSDATMMQGVNLRWQNQFAENAKTLSYGNSMPEMTHNEIVGWERIVHLTGRLSVILLIDKEDDPRVQRRMEIVEELIEDQAASLHVLKTRGQTRLTRMFSLIQLADWTSFYLAMLSNVDPTPITKIELLKSKLAEA, encoded by the coding sequence ATGAATCTGGAGGATATAAACGTAATTGATAGCCAAAACATGCGGGGGTTTCTAACAACTTTCCCTGATCAGTGGCGGGAGGCTATGGAAATAACTGCTGATTTATCTTTAACGATAGATAAAGAGCGGGTTGCTAATATTTGCTTTGCCGGGATGGGAGGCTCCGCTATTGGACCGGATTTGATTCGTTCGTTTTGTTATCGTGATGGTTTGTATCCCATGGAGGTTATTCGTCACTACGAAATTCCGCAATGGGTAAACGAGAATACCTTATTTATTGCATGTAGCTTTTCGGGAAATACCGAGGAAACGCTGGCGGCCTTGTCGACTGCACGCGAACGGGGCGCTCAAGCCATAGCACTTACCGGCGGCGGTGAGCTAATGGTTAACGCTGCAAAAGAAGAGATTGATTATATCAAAGTTCCCGGTGGAATGCCGCCACGTGCAGCATTGGGATATAGTTTTGTAGCCTTATATCGTATTTGTCAGCACTTAGAATTGGTAGAAGAGACGGATGGGGCATTGAAAGATACGGCGCGTTTTCTTGCAGAACAGAATGATTTGTTAGCTAATCCAACCGATAATGAAGCGTTAAATTTGGCGGAAGAAATTCTTGATACGCTACCCATTATTTATTCAGACGCTACGATGATGCAAGGAGTGAATTTGCGGTGGCAGAACCAATTTGCAGAAAATGCCAAGACCCTTTCTTATGGAAATAGCATGCCCGAGATGACACATAACGAAATTGTAGGGTGGGAGCGAATTGTACATTTGACCGGTCGCCTGTCGGTAATCTTATTGATTGATAAAGAGGATGATCCACGAGTACAGCGACGAATGGAAATTGTTGAGGAGCTAATCGAAGACCAAGCAGCTTCGCTGCACGTGTTAAAAACGAGAGGCCAAACGCGGCTTACACGCATGTTTTCGCTTATCCAACTGGCTGATTGGACCAGTTTTTATCTGGCGATGTTAAGTAATGTTGATCCTACACCCATTACTAAAATAGAGCTACTTAAAAGTAAGCTGGCTGAGGCATAA